The Borreliella mayonii DNA segment AATACTTTCTTTTAGCCTTTTCTGAGCGCTATCAAAAAATAAAGCAGCAGATCTTATTATATTTTCTGCAATATCAATATTATTTAGAAGCTTCTCAAGTTTAATATCTATCTTTAAATTATTTTGCAATTGTGTTAGTTGATTTATCTTATCTCTATTTTCCCTATGATTTCCCATTAGTGACATTTTTTTATTTTTAATCTTTTCTTTCACATCAGACAAATCAGTTTCTATTAAAGTGTATTCATCTTTGAGTTCACACGCTTTTCCAATTAATTCAGAAAATTTAGAGTTTTCAAGAACATTCTTTAAACGTTTAATTGCTTCATCTGCTTTCTTTTCTTCGTTAGTATAAGGAATTAAATCCTCTTCTTTTATCTCTTTTTTTTGATCCTGCTTAATCGGTATGTTTGATATACCAACTTCATTATCAAATGATCCTGAATTCATCATCGCAGGTTTTACGGGAATAGCTAAATTTTTATATTCTTGCTCTCCAAGATTTTTAGTAAAATCTTTTTGCTCTTTTTGATTGCTATATAAATTATTAAAAGCATCTTTTTGAACACTGTCCAAAACCCTTTTTGCACCACCATTATTATTTTTTTGTTCTTTATTGTCTAATAATTTAGAATCCAGATTACAAGACATCAATCCTACAATTAATGGTATATATAAAAACAAATTTTTTATCATAAAATATCCACCTTTCCACTAATCAATAATTATCATTATAATGATAATATATCATTATATTTAAATTACAATTTTTCTATAAAAATGTTTTTTACGTATTAATCATTCATAAAATATCCAATAAATCGTGAATTACTATTCAATAATCAATGATTATTGAATTATTCAATTTTTTAATTTAAATATAATAAACTACATATGCACTATGTTTAAAAGCAGGTGTTATGCAAATTTTTATTAAATCCAAAAGAAAATAAAATTTATTTTTTTATTTATCTTTAATAAGATTTAAAAGGATACTTAAAACAAATGAAACCGTAGATAATTAAGATATAAAAAAGTAAAAACTAAATCAACTGCTTTATTTGAGCTGATTATATTTAAGCCATGGATTTTGTACCTAAATATACCAAATTTATAAATAAAATAGTGCTATAAAAGTAATTCCTACTTATTTATTATGTAACTTAAAACACGGAATTTATTCTTTGAAGTAAAAAAATTTTAAACCTA contains these protein-coding regions:
- a CDS encoding P12 family lipoprotein, which translates into the protein MIKNLFLYIPLIVGLMSCNLDSKLLDNKEQKNNNGGAKRVLDSVQKDAFNNLYSNQKEQKDFTKNLGEQEYKNLAIPVKPAMMNSGSFDNEVGISNIPIKQDQKKEIKEEDLIPYTNEEKKADEAIKRLKNVLENSKFSELIGKACELKDEYTLIETDLSDVKEKIKNKKMSLMGNHRENRDKINQLTQLQNNLKIDIKLEKLLNNIDIAENIIRSAALFFDSAQKRLKESIIKRLESKNNKYYALALSRQALIDAENALSNLESFSFRRIEAIGKKEEIKKIIKHAKTVLASLNKK